Below is a genomic region from Neorhizobium galegae.
TGCACTTCGGGACAATTGCGCCCCCCCGAAACTCCTTTTCCACAGGCGGGACCGAGGGGCCGCGGCAGTTGAACCGATTATATTAGGCTCTCCTGCGCCGAGAAGTCGAAGCTGCGGTTTTTCTTGAGAAATTCACTTTACAGGGGCTTGTCTCTGTCGCATCCATTCCAGCGGTTTTGAACTGTACGCGAGCAGCGCGTCAAGGAGGATCGATGGCCAAACAGAAAGTAGCAATGCTGACCGCAGGAGGCCTCGCGCCTTGCCTGTCTTCCGCCGTCGGCGGCCTGATCGAGCGCTACAACGACGTCGCGCCCGACATCGAACTGGTCGCCTACCGCTCCGGTTATCAGGGCGTTCTCCTCGGCGACCGCATCGAAATCACCGAGGACATGCGCGAAAAGGCCCATCTGCTGCACCGCTACGGCGGCTCGCCGATCGGTAACAGCCGCGTCAAGCTCACCAATGCCGCAGACTGCGTCAAGCGCGGCCTCGTCAAGGAAGGTGAGAACCCGCTTCGCGTTGCAGCCGACCGGTTGGCGGCCGATGGGATCACCATCCTCCACACGATCGGCGGCGACGACACCAACACGACAGCGGCCGACCTAGCCGCCTATCTCGGCGCCAACGGCTACGATCTCACCGTCGTCGGCCTGCCGAAGACTGTCGACAACGACATCGTGCCGATCCGCCAGTCGCTCGGCGCCTGGACGGCTGCCGAAGTCGGGGCCACTTTCTTCGACAACGTTTCCAACGAGCAGAGTGCCGCTCCTCGCACATTTGTGATTCACGAAGTGATGGGACGTCACTGCGGCTGGCTTACCGCCGCGACCGCACGGGCCTATATTCAGAAGACCAAGGGCAATGAATATGTCGAGGGCTTCATGATGAACAGCGCGATGAAGAACATCGACGGCGTCTACCTGCCCGAGATGGCCTTCGACCTCGACAAGGAGGCCGCACGCCTCAGGGACGTCATGGACAAGCGCGGCTTCGTGACCTTGTTCGTCTCGGAAGGTGCCGGCCTCGATACGATCGTCGCCGAGCGGGAAGCCGCAGGCGAATCGATCAAGCGCGACGCGTTCGGCCATGTTAAGATCGACACGATCAATGTCGGCGGCTGGTTCCAGAAGCAGTTCGCGGCGCTGATCGGCGCGGATCGCTCGATGGTGCAGAAATCCGGCTATTTCGCCCGTTCGGCGCCGGCAAACGGCGACGACCTGCGCCTCATCCAGGGCATGGTGGATCTCGCCGTCGAAAGCGCGCTGAACAAGGTTTCGGGCGTCACCGGCCACGACGAGGAACAGAACGGAAAACTGCGCACGATCGAATTTCCCAGAATCAAGGGTGGAAAACATTTCGATCTGACGGCAAAATGGTTCGGCGAAGTGATGGATCATATCGGCCAGCCCTTCGAAGCGGCTTGAGACAGGAAATTAGCGGGCGCCGTTCATGGGCGTCCGGGAGGAAATGGAATGACGGCTGACATCTGGTTCGCTTTTGCTGCGACCGCGATATTTCTCGCCCTCCTTCCAAGCCCCCTTGCTTGCCTCACCGCCAGCTTCTCGCTCCAGCGCGGTCGCCGCACGGCGATCGCCACGGTTCCGGGGCTTGCCGTCGGAATGTCGGCGGCCCTGATCGTGGCGATGATCCCCATGGCCCTGATCGCCGTCTATCTTCCCAAGTTCATCGACGTGATCTCCTGGGCAGGGCTCGGTTATCTGATGCTCTATGTGATCTGGTCATATCAGGACCCGCGAATCTCCGGCCCGATGGCCGACAACGACAATCTTCCCGAATGTCGGGCAGCGCGAATCTTCGGATGCCTGTTCGGCAAATCCGCCTTCCGGGCGCGTTATGCCGTCGTCCTTGCAGCCGTGCTCGCCCAGTTCGTCGATCCCGACCGCTCCCTCCTGCCCCAGCTTCTCGAAATGCAGGCGACCTTCCTTGTCTGCGCCGCGTTTGGAGCCGGAATTCACGTGCTTTTCCCGCGCCGCGTGCTCCCACCGCCGGCGGCGGCCCGCCAACCTCAACTCCGCCTCACGCAAGCCCCAGACCCGCTTCATTTCGCGGCGCGCGGTCACAGCCGGCTATCGCCGGATCGCCGCCTGACGTTCTCCGTCTTGCCGGACGCCGCCCCATAGGTTAATGAAAACACTCTTTTGGTGGCGTTTGGGCGGACTGGGGTAACCATTTTTTCATGAAAGCGACCCAATGGCGATAATCCGATTCCTCGGCCGCGGGACGGCTGTGGCTTGCGCCGTTTCTTCGGTTCTCGCCGGATGTTCGAGCGTCGAACGCGAGCAGAAGCTTGCAGCGACACAGACGGTTGTCCCGACCAGCGGCCAGGCAACCGGACCCGTCCAGACGGCCTCCGCGGATGGCCAGACGACCATCCAGTACAAATCCGATCTCCCCGTAAACGGGCAGGCCCAGACCGCAGGCCAGATGACACCTCCGGGAGTTCAGGTCGCCTCGGTCGCCCAGACGGTGGGCACGCAGCCGACCGTGGCGCTCGCCAAGACCGCAAGACTTCCCGTTCCGGTGCCGGTCTACGCCGATGCGATGTCCGTTCAGTCCGCCGCAATGGCATCGCCCACCATGGCGCCGCTCGTCGCTTTCGCGCCCGGCCCGGCGATGATGTCGCCGCCCGTTGCTCCGACCACCTCGACAATTCTCGCTTCGGCCCAGCCGGCGAGCCTTGCCACGCCGAAGGGCGGACGCCTCGTGTCGCCTCCGATCGCACCAGCGGTCAGCGAAGGCAAGATCCAGCCGGCGGCAGCTTCGGCGATCGCGCTGGACGAACGGGAACTGACACCGGACATGGTCGCGCTGCAGACCGTCGTGCCGACCCCGCGCCCGGACACTGCGACGCTCGCCTATGCGGCGCAGCCGAGAGCCGTTGCCGCCTTGTCCGCCGTGGAATTCCCGCCGGCTCCCGGCGAACCGATGCCGTCCACGGCCACCGGTGCGCCGCCCGAATTGAGCAAGCTCATCAAGCGTTATGCCGGCATGTACGGCGTGCCGGAATCGCTGGTGCACCGCGTCGTGCATCGGGAAAGCAAGTACGATCCCAAGGCCTATCACAAGAACGGCTATTGGGGCCTCATGCAGATCAAGTATTCGACCGCCAAGTCCATGGGCTACGAAGGCCCGCCGGCCGGCCTGCTCGACGCCGAGACGAACCTCAAATACGCGATCAAATATCTGCGCGGCGCCTGGCTCGTCGCCGACAACAGAAACGACAATGCCATCAAGCTCTATGCGCGCGGCTATTATTACGACGCCAAACGCAAGAACATGCTGGACGTCCTGGAGAAATAGCCGGGCCGAAATGCCTTGACTGAAAAAGTTCAGCGGCGCCTCAGGGCGCCGTTGTTGCTTTCACGACCTCGGCGACCAGCCGCTTCGGATCGTAGCGGTTCCAGCTCGGCGTCAGTCCGAGTCTCACCACCACGAGATCGAGGGACGGGATGACCGTGATGGTCTGCCCGTCATGCCCCTGCAGGAAAAACGTATCCGCCGGCATGCCCGGATCGTCCTTGCCCGGCAGCCAGGTCTGCATCTTCGAATAACGCCCGCCCGACGTTGCGTTGGCCTGGTGCATCAGGGCGACGAAACCTTCCGGAAGGATCCGGTTGCCGCTCCAGACGCCGTCACGGGCAAGCAGGAGCCCCATCCGGGCCCAGTCCCGCGCGGTCGCATACATATACGAGCTGCCGACGAACGTGCCGGCCGCATCGGCCTCCATGACGGCGCTTTCCATGCCGAGCGGGCCGAACAACGCGTTGCGGGGATAGGACAGCGCCGCGGCTCTGTCGCCGATCCGGTCCATCCAGATCTTCGAGAGCATCACGGCCGTGCCGGAAGAATAGCCGAACCGCGTGCCGGGGTCGGCCTCCAGCGGCTGATCGGCCGCGAAATTCGCCATGTCCGGTTCGAGATAGAGCATGCGGGTGACATCGGCGACCGTGCCGTAATTCTCGTTGAAGGCAAGTCCGCTT
It encodes:
- a CDS encoding pyrophosphate--fructose-6-phosphate 1-phosphotransferase, producing the protein MAKQKVAMLTAGGLAPCLSSAVGGLIERYNDVAPDIELVAYRSGYQGVLLGDRIEITEDMREKAHLLHRYGGSPIGNSRVKLTNAADCVKRGLVKEGENPLRVAADRLAADGITILHTIGGDDTNTTAADLAAYLGANGYDLTVVGLPKTVDNDIVPIRQSLGAWTAAEVGATFFDNVSNEQSAAPRTFVIHEVMGRHCGWLTAATARAYIQKTKGNEYVEGFMMNSAMKNIDGVYLPEMAFDLDKEAARLRDVMDKRGFVTLFVSEGAGLDTIVAEREAAGESIKRDAFGHVKIDTINVGGWFQKQFAALIGADRSMVQKSGYFARSAPANGDDLRLIQGMVDLAVESALNKVSGVTGHDEEQNGKLRTIEFPRIKGGKHFDLTAKWFGEVMDHIGQPFEAA
- a CDS encoding LysE family translocator, whose protein sequence is MTADIWFAFAATAIFLALLPSPLACLTASFSLQRGRRTAIATVPGLAVGMSAALIVAMIPMALIAVYLPKFIDVISWAGLGYLMLYVIWSYQDPRISGPMADNDNLPECRAARIFGCLFGKSAFRARYAVVLAAVLAQFVDPDRSLLPQLLEMQATFLVCAAFGAGIHVLFPRRVLPPPAAARQPQLRLTQAPDPLHFAARGHSRLSPDRRLTFSVLPDAAP
- a CDS encoding transglycosylase SLT domain-containing protein, with product MAIIRFLGRGTAVACAVSSVLAGCSSVEREQKLAATQTVVPTSGQATGPVQTASADGQTTIQYKSDLPVNGQAQTAGQMTPPGVQVASVAQTVGTQPTVALAKTARLPVPVPVYADAMSVQSAAMASPTMAPLVAFAPGPAMMSPPVAPTTSTILASAQPASLATPKGGRLVSPPIAPAVSEGKIQPAAASAIALDERELTPDMVALQTVVPTPRPDTATLAYAAQPRAVAALSAVEFPPAPGEPMPSTATGAPPELSKLIKRYAGMYGVPESLVHRVVHRESKYDPKAYHKNGYWGLMQIKYSTAKSMGYEGPPAGLLDAETNLKYAIKYLRGAWLVADNRNDNAIKLYARGYYYDAKRKNMLDVLEK